In Pseudophryne corroboree isolate aPseCor3 chromosome 3, aPseCor3.hap2, whole genome shotgun sequence, a genomic segment contains:
- the ARL4D gene encoding ADP-ribosylation factor-like protein 4D, with protein MGNHLTEIAPNTSFLPTFQTLHVVVIGLDSAGKTSLLYRLKFKEFVKCVPTKGFNMEKIKAPIGNSKAIAFQVWDVGGQEKLRPLWKSYTRRTDGMVFVVDSSEQERMEEAKVELHKITRTSENQGVPVLVLANKQDITNALSVAEVEKLLAVHELGTSTLSHIQGCSAVDGRGLHQGLEKLYDMILKRKKMLRHSKKKR; from the coding sequence ATGGGGAATCATCTTACAGAGATTGCACCTAACACCTCGTTTCTTCCGACCTTTCAGACCCTGCATGTGGTTGTCATAGGGTTGGATTCTGCTGGGAAGACCTCTTTGTTATATAGACTAAAATTTAAGGAGTTTGTGAAATGTGTTCCCACCAAAGGCTTTAATATGGAAAAGATAAAGGCCCCCATTGGGAATTCCAAAGCAATCGCTTTCCAAGTATGGGATGTTGGTGGTCAGGAGAAATTGAGACCTCTATGGAAATCCTACACCAGGAGGACTGATGGTATGGTGTTTGTTGTGGACTCCTCAGAACAAGAACGCATGGAGGAAGCCAAAGTGGAGCTGCACAAAATTACCAGGACCTCTGAAAACCAAGGTGTGCCCGTCTTAGTCCTTGCTAATAAGCAAGATATTACTAATGCACTATCTGTGGCAGAGGTGGAGAAGTTACTAGCTGTACATGAACTTGGCACATCTACCTTGAGTCACATTCAGGGCTGCAGTGCTGTAGATGGCAGAGGTTTGCATCAAGGACTTGAGAAACTCTATGATATGATTCTTAAGAGGAAGAAGATGCTGAGACACAGCAAGAAGAAGCGATGA